Within Telopea speciosissima isolate NSW1024214 ecotype Mountain lineage chromosome 8, Tspe_v1, whole genome shotgun sequence, the genomic segment AAACATCAAGATCAAAAACAAATATAAGTACCACGTTTAGCAATCTTCCAAAGCTAACAATTACTAATCAAAAAACAGCAATGGTGCTGGCAATAGTAGCAGCACCAGCACCAGCACCAGCTCTAAGTATGATACATCATAAATTTACATATTCTGACTCTTTGCATGGTCCAAATAGTCCATATATTATTCCTATTTACAAACAATATTACATTGAGGGAAAAGACATTGGATTGCAAAAATATGTGAATATAGTCAGTCATGATTGTGCATTGGGAAGCACTATTAATTAACATTTTCTTACCTGGAAGCTTTGAATGCTCTCCTTCAACTCTACATACTTCCCCGGGGCACCAGTGAAAACTTCTGCAACATGGAAAGGCTGACTCAGGAACCTCTGTATCTTACGAGCACGAGCAACAGTCAGCTTGTCGTCTTCACTTAGCTCATCCATTCCCAAAATGGCAATAATATCCTGAAGATTCTTGTAGTTCTGCAAAACTTTCTGTACACCACGGGCCGTATTGTAGTGCTCTTCTCCCAAAATATGAGGAGAAAGCATACGGGATGTAGAATCCAGGGGATCGACAGCAGGATAGATACCAAGCTCAGAGATCTGTAGACAAAAGGACCATTTTAGACTTTTACAGTTTAACAAACAGAGGACATAGTAAAAATTGTTATGGAATAACTTTAATTCAAAATGGAGAAATACCTGTCGGGACAACACAGTTGTGGCATCCAGATGGGCAAAAGTAGTTGCAGGCGCTGGATCTGTCAAATCATCAGCAGGCACATAAATAGCTTGGACTGATGTGATTGAACCTTTCTTAGTTGTGGTAATACGCTCTTGAAGGCCTCCAAGATCTGTAGCCAAAGTTGGTTGATATCCGACAGCAGATGGGATTCGACCAAGCAAGGCAGACACCTCTGAGTTCGCCTGCAAAATTAAAGGTTTTTCAGAAAAAACCCTTAAAGAATAAAGGGCTTGTCTACCAACTTTTTCTTACcatatgtgttttttttttttttttttttttttttttggagggggcggaggggggggggggggagagtgcACAGAGAAGCAGCACTTTTAAGACAACTGAGCTTACTTGTGTGAAACGAAAAATGTTGTCAATGAAGAGAAGCACATCTTGCCCCTCAGCATCTCGGAAGTGCTCAGCCACAGTGAGCCCGGTAAGCCCCACACGCGCACGCGCACCAGGAGGCTCATTCATTTGACCATACACAAGAGCACACTTGCTATCACTCTGGTGAAATAGAAACATTAAGGTTCAAAAACAAGCAAATATGGAAAACTGTGAAACAGATACAAGCACAGGAAAATAAATGAGCCATAAAAAAATTGAACCTGCTTATCCCCTAGCTTGATAACACCACTCTCGATCATTTCTCTGTAAAGATCATTACCCTCACGAGTACGCTCACCAACACCAGCAAAGACAGAGAAACCACCTGAATGAATAGTAAAGTAAAACATTCAACACTAGAAGTACACTAAAAATACAATTAACATTTTCAGATTCACGTCTATAAAATCTAACCGTGAGCTTTGGCAACATTGTTAATCAGTTCCATGATGAGCACcgtcttccctacaccagcaccaCCAAACAAACCAATCTTTCCTCCTCTCTGGTATGGTGCAAGGAGATCCACAACCTGTAGATATACGAAATACAAATTGGAAATTTACACAGTTAAGAAAAGGAACAGCAAAAATTTTCTGTATAAACAGTAATTTTGAAACAGAGCAG encodes:
- the LOC122671049 gene encoding ATP synthase subunit beta, mitochondrial, which produces MASRKVLSSLFRSSVRRSASKPSSSIIHPRSPSPAPSTRASPKGYLLNRAVDYATSAAAAAPSSPSTPPTKGAGPSGKITDEFTGAGSIGSVCQVIGAVVDVRFEEGLPPILTALEVLDNSIRLVLEVAQHLGENMVRTIAMDGTEGLVRGQRVLNTGSPITVPVGRATLGRIMNVIGEPIDERGDIKTDHFLPIHREAPSFVEQATEQQILVTGIKVVDLLAPYQRGGKIGLFGGAGVGKTVLIMELINNVAKAHGGFSVFAGVGERTREGNDLYREMIESGVIKLGDKQSDSKCALVYGQMNEPPGARARVGLTGLTVAEHFRDAEGQDVLLFIDNIFRFTQANSEVSALLGRIPSAVGYQPTLATDLGGLQERITTTKKGSITSVQAIYVPADDLTDPAPATTFAHLDATTVLSRQISELGIYPAVDPLDSTSRMLSPHILGEEHYNTARGVQKVLQNYKNLQDIIAILGMDELSEDDKLTVARARKIQRFLSQPFHVAEVFTGAPGKYVELKESIQSFQGVLDGKFDDLPEQSFYMVGGIEEVIAKAEKISKESAA